In the Burkholderia contaminans genome, CGCGAGTGCGACGATGCGCACACGCTGGCCTTCGCGCCAGCGCTCGAGCGGCTCGGGCGCGGCTGCGCCGCAGCGCACGTCGAGCGCCGGCAGCGGGACGGGCACGGGCCACGCGCCTTCCGCCTGCGCGCCGCTGCCCGCGGCGAGCGCTTTCAGGTAGTCGAGCACGGCCCATGTGTCCCGGGGCCGAGTGCTGCGGCGAAGCCGGGCATCGTCGGCGCGCCGTGTTCGTCGCGCGTGCCGTGGCGCACGCGCCAGAACAGTTCGCCGTCGAGACGTCGGGCGAGCAGCGCGCCGGCGAAGGTCGGCGGCCAGCGCGGTAGTGTGGCCGCGAGCGGCCCTTCGCCGCGTCCGTCCGCGCCGTGGCACGCCGCGCAGTGTTGCGCATACAGGTGTGCGCCGCGCATCACGTTCGACACCGAAAACGGCGCGGGGTCGCGCTGGAAACTCGTCGGCACGGCGGGCGAGAGCCACAGCGAAGACGGTGGCCACGGTGCGAACCACGCAACGGCCAGCGCGGCGAGCGCGGATGCGACACGCCATTTGCGCGAAGCGAGCGCGACGCACGCGAGCACGACGGCCAGCGCCGTCGCCGCCACGGCGAACGCGAGCTGCCGCGTGAGTGCCGCGTCGATGCGCAGCGTTTCGAGCGCGATGCGATGCGCCCACGGCCACGCGGCTTGACCATCGGCGTCGCCCGTCAGCCCGATCGCATGCAGCACGCGCGCCAGCGCGATTTGCGCGCGGTACAGCCCCTGCAGAAACACGAGTGCCCAGTCGGCGAACGTCGGCGCGTTCATCGGTTATGTTCCGGCCGCCTGGCGGCCGTTCGTCGAACGGCACCGCGCATCTACCAGCTCGCATCGAGCCCGAGGTGCCGCAACGCGTCGTGACGCAGTTCGGCGAGGCGCGGGTCGCCGCGATGGCGCGGGTAGGGCAGGTCGACGTGCAATTCGGCGATGATCCGTGCGGGGCGCGGCCCGAACACGATCACGCGCTGCGCGAGGAACAGCGCTTCCTCGACATCGTGCGTGACGAGCAGCGCGGAGAAGCCATCGCGTTGCCACAGTGCGGTGAGCTCGGCCTGCATCGTGAGCCGCGTGAGCGAATCGAGCTTGCCGAGCGGCTCGTCGAGAATCAGCAGGCGCGGATCGTTGACGAGCGCGCGGGCGAGCGCGACACGCTGCGCCATCCCGCCGGACAACTGATGCGGGAACACGTTCGCGAATTCCTGCAGCCCGACGCGCGCGAGCGCATCGTCGACGCGATGCTGCGCGGTGCGCGCCACGCCGCACGCCTCGAGGCCGAGCGCGACGTTCGCACGCACGCGTCGCCACGGGTACAGCGTCGGGTCCTGGAACACGACGATGCGCGACGGATCCGGTTGCTCGATCGGCACGCCGTCCTGCGCGATCGTGCCGTGCCGCGCGGCGTCGAGGCCCGCGACGAGGCGCAGCAGCGTCGACTTCCCGCAGCCGCTCGGGCCGAGCAGCGCGACGAATTCGCCGGCCGCGACCGACAGCGTGACGTCGTCGAGCACCGGCAGCGCGCCGCCGGGGCCGTCGAACGCATGGCTCACGCGGCGGATGTCGATGCGCGCGCCGCGCGGCGCCGTGACGGCGGGCGCAGCGGCAACGGACGATGCAACGGACGATTCGAGTACGGCGGCGCTCACCATTTGACGGTTCCTTTCTGCCAGGCGAGCACGCGGTCGCGCACCGCGAACAGCAGCGCGATCAGCCCGGAAAACAGCAGCGCCATCACGATCAGCGCCGCATACATGTTCACGTACGATGCCCAGCCCTGCGCCCAGCTCAGGTACCAGCCGAGCCCCGACTTGACGCCCATCATCTCGGCGACGACCAGCACCGTGAACGATGCGCTCAGCCCCATGAAGATGCCGACGAACACGTGCGGCAGCGCGGCCGGAATCGCGACGCGCAGCACGAGGAAGCGCGCGTTCGCGCCGAGCGTGCGCGCGACGTCGTAATACTGCTTGTTGACGCTCGCGACGCCCGACCACGTGAGCACCGCGACCGGGAAGCCGGTAGCGAGCGCGATCAGGAACGCGGCCGCCGAATAGCTCGACGGGAAGAAGTAGAACGTGAGCGGCAGCAGCGCGGTGGCGGGCACGGGGCCGAGCACGCGCAGCACCGGATGCACCCAGTAGCCGATCCGGCGCGACCAGCCGATCGACACGCCGACCGCGAAACCGACCGCGACGCCGTACGCAAAGCCGAGCGCGAGCAGCTTCAGCGTGTTGCCGGCGCTGCCGAGCAAGCGCGGCCAGTCGTCGACGTAGACCTCGATCAGCGCCTGCGGCGGCGCGAAGAACGGGGTCGGCAGCCAGCCGGTTTTCGCGGTGACGATTTCCCACGCGGCGAGCACGAGCGGCAGCGCGACGAGCCACGGGCCGGCCGGGCGCACGCGCGCGAGCCGCTTACGCGTCGCGGGAGCGAGATGGCCGAGCGTCGCGGCGACGAGCAACAGCGCGGCGATCGTCCACGCGCCGACGGCGAATTCGCCGGTGTACGCCCAGTCGCTGAAGCCGACGACGCGGTTCGGCCACAGTTGCGTGAGGGCGCCGAGCGCGCCCCAGGCGAGCGCGGCGGCGATGCCGATCGGCGGTGCGTGCGCGGCGGGCTTCGGCGGCCAACGTGGCCTCGCAGGCGACGCACGCGACGCGCGACGCGGGCGCGGATGCGGCGGCACTGCCGCCGGAAGGGGCGGACGCGGAGCGTGCGGCGGGCGCGTGTTCGATCGTCGACATCACGTCACCCCAGCACGTTCGCATAGACCTGCTGCGCGAAGCGCTGCGGGTCGGTGCTCTTCTTCAGCACGCTGATGCGGCGGAAGTCGTCCGCGTAGAACGCGATTTCCTGCTGCAGGTCGACGTTGGTCGGGTGGTGGTTGTAGGTGAGCGTCGCGTAAAGCTTGCGCAGGTCCTCGGGGTTGATCTTCGGCGAATACTTCGCGAACACCTTCGCGGCTTCGTTCGGGTTGTCGTGCGTGAACTCGGTGGCCTGCACGATCGAGCGCGCGAGTGCGGCGGCCGACGGCCGGTCGTTGCGCACGAGGTCGCCGCGTGCGCCGATCACGCAGCACACCTTGCGCGCGTATTCGCCGGACAGGTTCGTCGCCAGTTCGGTGTACGCACCGTTGCTGCGTTTTTCGAGCAGATAGAGATTCGGGTCGCCGTCGGCAATCGCGTGGATCTCGCCCTTGTCGACCGCCACGCCGAGCAGGTCGGCCGGATACTGCCGCCATGTGATGTCGCGCTCGGGATCGATCCCGTTCTTCGCGAGCAAGATCGAGAAGAAATGCTTGCCGGGCGCGGCCAGGTCGCTGACGCCGACCGTCTTGCCCTTCAGCGCCTGCAACGTCGTCACGCCGGCCGCCTTCGCGCCGACGAGCCGCACGCAGCCGCCATGCGAGCTGCCGATGATCTTTACGTCGAAGCCGGCTTCGAGCGGCTTCAGCCAGCGGTGGATCATCCCGACCGCCGCATCGGCCTTGCCGGTCGCGATCGATTCGAGCAACTGGTCGGTCGAGCCGCTGTAGTTGATCAGATCGACCTTCAGGCCGTTCTTCTCGAAGAAGCCGCGCTCCTGTGCGACGACGATCGGCGTCAGGCAGAACGCGTTCTGGTTCCACGCGAACGTGAGCTTCTTCAGCGGCGGCGCGGACCAGGCCTTGCGGCCCAGCGTGATCGCGGGCGCGGCGAGCGCAACGGCGCCGGCGGCGCGCAGCAGCTTGCGGCGTTTTTTGTCGTGCGCGTCAGTGGGCGCGGGTGCGGTGGTTAGGGTCATGGGGGCTGGTCTCCGGTCGTGCGGAAAGGCGCTCAGTCGAGCAGGTCGGGTTCGTCGGCGACGACGCGTGCGAACAGGCTGTCGAATGCGTGCAACGCGCCCTCGGGGCCGCCGATCTGGCCGTGCGTGTGGCGTGCGGTCGCGTGATCGATCGGTTGCGGCGTGCCGGCCGCCTCGGCCAGCAACTGCGTGTGCGCGGCGTTGTCTAGCGCGATGTACCACCATGCGGCGGCTTCGACCGTCGGGCCGGCGCTCAGGATTCCGTGGTTCTTCAGGATCGCGCCCTTGTGCGTGGTGCCGTCCGGCTTCGCGAGCGCCTCCGCGATCCGCGCGCCTTCGCTCGTGTCGACGACCATCCCCGTGAAGTCGTCGAACAGCGCGTGGTCTTCGTAGAACACGCAGGCGTCCTGCGTGAGCGGATCGAGCAGGCGGCCGAGCGTCGACCACGCCTTGCCGTACGTCGAATGCGTATGCGCGGCGGCGACGATGTGCGGATGCGCTTCGTGGATCGCCGCGTGGATCGCGAACGCGGCCTTGTTCAGCGGCCGCGTGCCGATCGCGGTCTCGCCGCGCGCGTTGACGAGCAGCAGGTCGGACACCTTGATCTGCGAGAAATGCACGCCGAGCGGATTCACCCAGAAGTGGTCGGGCAGCTCGGGGTCGCGTGCGGTGATGTGGCCGGCGAGCCCCTGCGAGAAGCCGAAGCGGGCGAACAGGCGGAATGCGCCCGCGAGCCGTTCCTGACGGTGACGGCGCTCGGCGGCGACGTCGGTGCGCGGTGCCGGCGGATCGAACCAGAAATGCTGGCGCGGCGCTTCGGCGAGTTCGAGGCCCGATGCGGTAGGGACGGGCGAAGCAAGGACGGCGGACATGATGGTGGATGACTCCGTTAGGTCCGTTGGGCTCAGGCCGCGCGGCGGGCCGCGTCGCGGGCGGCGACGGCGCTGCGCACGCGCGGAATCAGTTCGCGGCCGTAGTCGATCGCGTCTTCCAGCGGATCGAAGCCGCGGATCAGGAACGTCGTGACGCCGAGGTCGTAGTAGTCGAGCAGTGCGTCGGCGACCTGTTCGGGCGTGCCGACGAGCGCCGTCGAATTCGAGCGCGCGCCGGTGAGCTTCGCGATCTCGGTCCACAGCCGCTTGTCGACCCGCGAGCCGCGTTCGGCCGCGGCGAGCAGGCGGCGCGCGCCTTCGCTCTGCTGCGGGCCGCCGGCGCCGAGGCCGGCCGCTTCGCGCAGCCGGCGCGTTTCGTCGAGGATGCGATGCGCGCGCGCCCACGCTTCGTCCTCGGTCGCGGCGAGGATCGGGCGGAACGACACGGAGAAGCGCACCTGGCGGCCGTGCTTCGCGGCTTCGGCGCGCACGCGTGTCGTCAGGTCGCGTACCTGGTCGAGCGATTCGCCCCACAGCGCGTAGACGTCCGCGTGCTTGCCGGCCACTTCGAGCGCCGCTTCCGATGCGCCGCCGAAATAGATCGGCACATGCGGCTGCTGGAACGGCTTCACTTCCGAAAAGCCCTGCTTGAACCGGTAGTGCGTGCCGTCGTGATCGAACGGCTGCGCTTCGGTCCAGATCCGTCGCAGGATGCCGAGGTATTCGTCGGTGCGCGCATAGCGCGCGTCGTGGTCGAGGAAGTCGCCGTCGCGCTGCTGTTCGCTGTCCGAGCCGCCGGAGATGAAGTGCACGGCGAGCCGGCCGCGGCTGAACTGGTCGAGCGTCGCGATCTGCCGCGCGGCGAGCGTCGGCGCGGTGAAGCCCGGGCGATGCGCGAGCATGAAATGGATGCGCTCGGTCGCGGCGGCCGCGAACGCGATCGTCAGCGTCGCCGACGGGCCGGTCGAGTGATGCGGCACGAGAATCCGGTCGAAGCCGGCCGTCTCGTGGGCGCGCGCAAAGTCGCGCACGTAGTCGGGATCGACCACGGGGCCGGATGCCGGATGGATCTCCGACTGCTTCTGGCTCTGGATCATGCCGATGAATTCGACGCTCATCTTGGTCTCCGGTGGCAGGGGCGACCCGGCGCGTGGCCGGGGCAGGAATGGAGCGCAGGTTAACGCCGGGATCATGCGAAACGGAAATAATCAATCCCGAATTGAATATCAGATTTGCATGGTTTGGGCGGGGGTGCGCTGCGCATACGCTGTGGGCTCACGAAAGATCGGGCGCGCGGGCGCCAGCGAATCCGGCGCCGTGCGTTCCGGATCGCCGGCTTCATCGGAAACCGCGCCGCGTGGCGATCGATTGCCGCTATTGCCGCCTGTCCGTATTACTTTGCGTATTGCCCAGGGAATCCGTCTCGATGTCCGCCAGCCTTGCCGCTACCTCGCCGTCGGCGCAGCCGCGTTCGCTGCGTCTCCTGTCCACCGACGATGCCGACGCCGACGGCGCCCGCATTGCCGCGCTGCTCGACCGCCTCGCGCCGGAGCTGGCCGCCGATGCGGCCCGCAACGACGTTGACGGCCGCTTTCCTCACGAGAACTTCGCGCGGCTGCATCGTGCCGGGCTGATCGCGCAGGTCGTGCCGCGCGAGCATGGCGGCGCCGGTGCGACGCTTGCGCAGGCAAGCCGGATCGTGGCCGCCGTCGCACGGGCCGATCCGGCGACCGCGCTGGTGCTGACGATGACGTACCTGCAACATCGCGCGCTCGGCCGCGCCGACAACCGCTGGCCGGCGCAGGTCCGGCGGGCGGTGTTCGACAGCGCGGTTACCCAAGGCGCGCTGATCAACGCGCTGCGCGTCGAGCCCGCGCTCGGTTCGCCGTCGCGCGGCGGCCTGCCGGAAACCATTGCACGGCGCGACGGCGACGGCTGGCGATTGTCCGGCCACAAGCTGTACAGCACCGGGATTCCGGCGCTGCGCTGGCTGGCCGTGTGGGCGCGCACCGATGAGCCGGCGCCGCGGGT is a window encoding:
- a CDS encoding ABC transporter ATP-binding protein; protein product: MVSAAVLESSVASSVAAAPAVTAPRGARIDIRRVSHAFDGPGGALPVLDDVTLSVAAGEFVALLGPSGCGKSTLLRLVAGLDAARHGTIAQDGVPIEQPDPSRIVVFQDPTLYPWRRVRANVALGLEACGVARTAQHRVDDALARVGLQEFANVFPHQLSGGMAQRVALARALVNDPRLLILDEPLGKLDSLTRLTMQAELTALWQRDGFSALLVTHDVEEALFLAQRVIVFGPRPARIIAELHVDLPYPRHRGDPRLAELRHDALRHLGLDASW
- a CDS encoding ABC transporter substrate-binding protein; protein product: MTLTTAPAPTDAHDKKRRKLLRAAGAVALAAPAITLGRKAWSAPPLKKLTFAWNQNAFCLTPIVVAQERGFFEKNGLKVDLINYSGSTDQLLESIATGKADAAVGMIHRWLKPLEAGFDVKIIGSSHGGCVRLVGAKAAGVTTLQALKGKTVGVSDLAAPGKHFFSILLAKNGIDPERDITWRQYPADLLGVAVDKGEIHAIADGDPNLYLLEKRSNGAYTELATNLSGEYARKVCCVIGARGDLVRNDRPSAAALARSIVQATEFTHDNPNEAAKVFAKYSPKINPEDLRKLYATLTYNHHPTNVDLQQEIAFYADDFRRISVLKKSTDPQRFAQQVYANVLG
- a CDS encoding class II aldolase/adducin family protein — translated: MSAVLASPVPTASGLELAEAPRQHFWFDPPAPRTDVAAERRHRQERLAGAFRLFARFGFSQGLAGHITARDPELPDHFWVNPLGVHFSQIKVSDLLLVNARGETAIGTRPLNKAAFAIHAAIHEAHPHIVAAAHTHSTYGKAWSTLGRLLDPLTQDACVFYEDHALFDDFTGMVVDTSEGARIAEALAKPDGTTHKGAILKNHGILSAGPTVEAAAWWYIALDNAAHTQLLAEAAGTPQPIDHATARHTHGQIGGPEGALHAFDSLFARVVADEPDLLD
- a CDS encoding LLM class flavin-dependent oxidoreductase yields the protein MSVEFIGMIQSQKQSEIHPASGPVVDPDYVRDFARAHETAGFDRILVPHHSTGPSATLTIAFAAAATERIHFMLAHRPGFTAPTLAARQIATLDQFSRGRLAVHFISGGSDSEQQRDGDFLDHDARYARTDEYLGILRRIWTEAQPFDHDGTHYRFKQGFSEVKPFQQPHVPIYFGGASEAALEVAGKHADVYALWGESLDQVRDLTTRVRAEAAKHGRQVRFSVSFRPILAATEDEAWARAHRILDETRRLREAAGLGAGGPQQSEGARRLLAAAERGSRVDKRLWTEIAKLTGARSNSTALVGTPEQVADALLDYYDLGVTTFLIRGFDPLEDAIDYGRELIPRVRSAVAARDAARRAA